The proteins below come from a single Serratia fonticola genomic window:
- the fghA gene encoding S-formylglutathione hydrolase, producing MTMSLELLEEHRMFGGWQQRYRHAAQSLNCNMTFSIYLPPPRDDNPPPVLYWLSGLTCNDENFTLKAGAQRVAAELGLVLVMADTSPRGDEVPNDEGYDLGQGAGFYLNATQAPWDQHFRMYDYISDELPALIKQHFSVSDRQSIAGHSMGGHGALMMAMRNPQRFRSASAFAPIVNPCQVPWGRKAFAAYLGDDETQWLQYDSCHLLARGAEQLPMLIDQGDGDQFLADQLQPAKLAELARQRDWPLTLRIQPGYDHSYFTIATFIEDHLRFHAEHLFK from the coding sequence ATGACGATGTCATTAGAACTTCTCGAAGAGCACCGCATGTTCGGTGGTTGGCAACAACGTTACCGTCACGCGGCGCAGAGCCTGAATTGCAACATGACGTTCAGTATCTATCTGCCACCACCGCGCGACGATAACCCGCCGCCGGTGCTGTATTGGCTGTCGGGGCTGACCTGCAATGATGAAAACTTCACGTTGAAGGCCGGTGCCCAGCGCGTTGCCGCAGAATTAGGGTTGGTGCTGGTGATGGCAGATACCAGCCCACGCGGCGATGAGGTGCCGAATGACGAAGGTTACGATCTGGGCCAGGGGGCGGGGTTCTACCTCAATGCCACTCAGGCACCTTGGGATCAGCACTTTCGCATGTATGACTACATCAGCGATGAACTGCCAGCGCTGATCAAGCAGCATTTCAGCGTCAGCGATCGTCAATCCATTGCGGGCCACTCGATGGGCGGCCATGGTGCGTTAATGATGGCAATGCGTAATCCGCAGCGTTTTCGTTCGGCGTCGGCCTTTGCGCCGATCGTCAACCCTTGCCAGGTGCCTTGGGGCCGTAAAGCCTTTGCGGCCTATCTGGGGGATGACGAAACGCAGTGGCTGCAATATGACAGTTGCCATTTGCTGGCCAGAGGGGCGGAACAGTTGCCGATGTTGATTGACCAAGGAGATGGGGATCAGTTTCTGGCGGATCAGCTGCAACCGGCCAAGCTGGCGGAGTTGGCACGCCAGCGCGACTGGCCACTAACCCTGCGCATCCAGCCGGGTTACGACCACAGCTACTTCACCATCGCTACCTTTATCGAAGATCATCTGCGTTTTCATGCCGAGCATCTGTTTAAATAG
- a CDS encoding S-(hydroxymethyl)glutathione dehydrogenase/class III alcohol dehydrogenase, with amino-acid sequence MEFIKTRAAVAWGPNQPLKIEEVDLMPPQKGEVLVRIVATGVCHTDAYTLSGKDPEGVFPAILGHEGGGIVEAIGEGVTSVAVGDHVIPLYTPECGECKFCKSGKTNLCQAIRATQGKGLMPDGTTRFFKDGKPIFHYMGTSTFAERTVVPEISLAKISKEAPLEEVCLLGCGVTTGMGAVINTAKVKAGDTVAIFGLGGIGLSAIIGAQMAGASRIIGIDLNTSKFELARKLGATDLINPKDYDKPIQDVIVELTDGGVDFSFECIGNVNVMRSALECCHKGWGESVIIGVAGAGEEIATRPFQLVTGRVWRGSAFGGVKGRSQLPGIVQRYLDGEFALNDFITHTMGLEQINEAFDLMHEGKSIRSVIHFDK; translated from the coding sequence ATGGAATTTATCAAAACCCGTGCTGCCGTGGCTTGGGGACCTAACCAGCCGCTGAAGATTGAAGAAGTCGATCTGATGCCGCCACAGAAAGGTGAAGTGCTGGTGCGCATCGTCGCTACCGGCGTTTGCCATACCGATGCCTATACCCTGTCAGGCAAAGATCCGGAAGGCGTGTTCCCGGCGATCCTGGGCCACGAAGGCGGCGGCATAGTCGAAGCGATCGGCGAAGGCGTGACCAGCGTTGCCGTCGGCGACCACGTGATCCCGCTGTACACCCCAGAATGCGGCGAGTGCAAATTCTGTAAATCCGGCAAAACCAACCTGTGTCAGGCCATCCGTGCCACCCAGGGCAAGGGTCTGATGCCAGACGGCACCACTCGCTTCTTTAAAGACGGCAAGCCGATTTTCCACTACATGGGCACCTCCACCTTTGCTGAACGCACCGTAGTACCAGAAATCTCACTGGCAAAAATCAGCAAAGAAGCGCCGTTGGAAGAGGTTTGTCTACTTGGTTGTGGCGTCACCACCGGCATGGGTGCAGTGATCAACACCGCCAAGGTCAAGGCTGGCGATACCGTGGCTATCTTCGGCCTGGGCGGCATCGGGCTGTCGGCGATTATCGGCGCTCAGATGGCCGGTGCCAGCCGCATCATCGGTATCGATCTCAACACCAGCAAGTTCGAACTGGCTCGCAAGCTGGGCGCGACCGACCTGATCAATCCAAAAGATTACGATAAACCTATCCAGGACGTGATCGTCGAGCTGACCGACGGCGGGGTCGACTTCTCCTTTGAATGTATCGGCAACGTCAACGTGATGCGTTCAGCGCTGGAGTGCTGCCACAAGGGCTGGGGTGAGTCGGTCATTATCGGCGTTGCCGGTGCCGGCGAAGAGATCGCGACCCGTCCGTTCCAACTGGTGACTGGCCGCGTCTGGCGCGGTTCCGCCTTTGGTGGCGTGAAAGGCCGCAGCCAACTGCCGGGGATCGTGCAGCGTTATCTGGACGGCGAGTTCGCACTGAACGACTTTATCACTCATACCATGGGGCTGGAGCAGATCAACGAAGCGTTCGATCTGATGCATGAAGGCAAATCGATCCGTTCCGTGATCCATTTCGATAAATAA
- the ptrR gene encoding putrescine utilization regulator PtrR: protein MDLTQLRMFCCVAETGSVARAAEQLHRVPSNLTTRLRQLEQELGTDLFIREKQRLRLSPMGHNFLCYAHRILALSEEAMSITHAGEPAGNFALGSMESTAATRLPTLLAAYHQRFPQVSLSLATGTSGEIIERVRAGTLAAALVDGPLQHDELNGCVAFPERMVVITCLDHPPIHSAQDVKGETLFAFRASCSYRLRLESWFKRDGSLPGTIMEIQSYHSMLACVASGAGLAMIPYSVLNLLPGYKRVKVHSLPADIAETATWLLWRRDAFGPNVRVLKQLIIEQAESSEADAESILLTE, encoded by the coding sequence ATGGATCTCACCCAACTGCGCATGTTCTGCTGCGTGGCCGAAACTGGCTCCGTCGCCCGTGCCGCCGAGCAACTGCACCGCGTGCCGTCAAACTTGACCACGCGCCTGCGCCAGCTCGAGCAGGAACTGGGCACCGATCTGTTTATCCGTGAGAAGCAGCGTCTGCGTCTCTCGCCGATGGGCCATAATTTTCTCTGCTACGCCCACCGCATTCTGGCGCTGAGTGAAGAAGCCATGAGCATCACCCATGCCGGGGAACCGGCCGGTAACTTTGCGCTTGGCTCGATGGAAAGCACCGCCGCCACCCGGCTACCTACTTTGCTGGCAGCTTATCATCAGCGATTCCCGCAGGTTTCCCTTTCGCTGGCTACCGGCACCTCCGGGGAAATCATCGAGCGTGTACGCGCGGGAACCTTGGCTGCCGCCTTGGTAGATGGCCCGTTGCAACATGATGAACTGAACGGCTGTGTCGCTTTCCCCGAACGCATGGTGGTGATCACCTGCCTGGATCATCCGCCCATTCACAGCGCTCAGGATGTCAAAGGGGAAACCCTGTTTGCCTTCCGCGCCAGCTGCTCTTATCGCCTGCGCCTGGAGTCCTGGTTCAAGCGTGACGGTTCATTGCCAGGCACCATCATGGAGATCCAGTCTTATCACTCCATGCTGGCCTGCGTGGCCAGCGGTGCCGGGCTGGCGATGATCCCATATTCGGTGCTCAACCTGCTGCCCGGCTACAAGCGAGTCAAAGTTCATTCACTCCCTGCCGACATTGCCGAAACTGCTACCTGGCTGTTATGGCGGCGTGATGCGTTTGGGCCAAACGTCCGCGTGTTAAAACAACTGATTATAGAACAGGCTGAAAGTTCGGAGGCGGATGCTGAGTCCATCCTCCTGACAGAGTAG
- a CDS encoding YbfB/YjiJ family MFS transporter: MALKIALSGFIALIVAMGIGRFAFTPQVPLMIAEHQFTLTGAGLVAALNYLGYLCGAYDAMRASRHVERRLWLGVWGAVALTLLSALVSGEWLHGAVRFAIGWASGWSMVLVAAWTNERLAHYGRPALSAAVFAGPGAGIFISGMLAVAINSWGLSASQAWLVYGALALVLIAAISINLPRAGELHRPDVKPEPLVLTPALKRLVWSYSLAGFGYILPATFLSQMAAARFPESLFAQFVWPIFGGAAVLGIIIGIATRHRLTTQTRLAITLWVQALGVLCAEVVPGVTGLAIGAMLTGGGFLSVVQLSIQHGRELAPNHARYMAGLLTTGYAIGQLVGPMLSAVSTALTHRLEPALYVAVLGLVIAGVLVINTPARATANKPTLS, translated from the coding sequence ATGGCGCTAAAAATAGCCTTGAGTGGTTTTATTGCTTTGATCGTGGCGATGGGGATTGGCCGGTTTGCCTTTACCCCGCAGGTGCCGCTGATGATTGCTGAGCACCAGTTCACTCTGACCGGGGCCGGGCTGGTAGCGGCGTTGAACTACCTGGGCTACCTGTGCGGTGCCTATGATGCGATGCGTGCCAGCCGCCATGTGGAGCGCCGCCTTTGGCTTGGCGTGTGGGGAGCGGTGGCACTGACGCTGCTGTCTGCCTTGGTATCGGGGGAGTGGTTGCACGGTGCAGTGCGCTTTGCGATTGGTTGGGCCAGCGGTTGGTCGATGGTGTTGGTGGCGGCCTGGACTAACGAGCGGTTGGCGCATTATGGCCGCCCCGCGTTGAGTGCGGCGGTATTTGCCGGGCCTGGGGCCGGGATATTCATCAGCGGCATGCTGGCGGTGGCGATCAACAGTTGGGGCTTGAGCGCTTCGCAGGCCTGGCTGGTATATGGCGCATTGGCATTAGTGTTAATTGCCGCGATCAGCATTAATTTGCCAAGGGCAGGGGAGCTGCATCGTCCCGATGTGAAGCCTGAGCCACTGGTGCTCACCCCGGCATTAAAGCGCCTGGTGTGGAGCTACAGCCTGGCGGGCTTTGGCTATATCCTGCCTGCGACCTTCCTGTCACAGATGGCGGCGGCCCGCTTCCCTGAAAGCCTGTTCGCCCAGTTTGTCTGGCCGATTTTTGGCGGTGCGGCGGTGCTGGGGATTATCATCGGGATTGCAACCCGTCATCGGCTCACCACGCAGACCCGCCTGGCGATCACGCTGTGGGTACAGGCGCTGGGCGTGCTTTGTGCCGAAGTGGTGCCGGGCGTTACCGGCCTGGCAATAGGGGCTATGCTAACCGGCGGTGGGTTCCTCAGCGTGGTACAGCTATCTATCCAGCACGGTAGGGAATTGGCTCCGAATCACGCACGTTATATGGCCGGGTTGTTGACCACGGGTTATGCCATCGGCCAGTTGGTTGGCCCGATGCTCTCGGCGGTGTCAACGGCACTGACGCATCGCCTGGAACCCGCGCTGTATGTGGCGGTACTGGGGCTGGTGATCGCCGGTGTGCTGGTGATCAATACCCCGGCGCGGGCCACGGCAAACAAGCCAACTTTATCTTGA
- the folE gene encoding GTP cyclohydrolase I FolE, protein MTSLSNEAALVHAALEARGLETPLCGEVLDRETRKRRIKEHMTEIMQLLNLDLSDDSLAETPHRIAKMYVDEIFSGLDYANFPKITVIENKMKVDEMVTVRDITLTSTCEHHFVTIDGKATVAYIPKDSVIGLSKINRIVQFFARRPQVQERLTQQILVALQTLLGTNNVAVSIDAVHYCVKARGIRDATSATTTTSLGGLFKSSQNTRQEFLRAVRHHHG, encoded by the coding sequence ATGACATCGTTAAGTAATGAAGCTGCACTGGTGCACGCGGCGCTTGAAGCGCGCGGCCTGGAAACCCCGTTATGTGGGGAAGTGTTGGATCGCGAGACGCGCAAGCGCCGTATCAAAGAGCACATGACGGAAATCATGCAGCTGTTGAACCTCGATCTGTCCGACGACAGCCTGGCAGAAACGCCACACCGTATTGCGAAAATGTATGTCGATGAGATCTTCTCCGGTCTGGATTACGCCAACTTCCCGAAGATCACCGTCATCGAAAACAAGATGAAAGTGGACGAAATGGTAACGGTGCGTGATATTACCTTGACCAGCACCTGCGAACATCACTTTGTCACCATCGATGGTAAAGCCACCGTGGCGTATATTCCTAAAGACTCGGTGATTGGCCTGTCGAAAATCAACCGCATCGTGCAGTTCTTTGCCCGTCGCCCACAGGTACAGGAGCGGCTGACTCAGCAGATCCTGGTGGCGTTGCAAACGCTGTTAGGCACCAACAACGTGGCGGTATCGATCGATGCAGTGCATTACTGTGTTAAAGCTCGTGGTATTCGTGACGCTACCAGTGCTACCACTACCACGTCGCTGGGCGGGCTGTTCAAATCCAGCCAGAATACGCGCCAGGAGTTCCTGCGTGCGGTGCGTCACCATCACGGTTGA
- the yeiB gene encoding DUF418 domain-containing protein YeiB: MNANETPRLPRIATLDCVRGIAILGILLLNISAFGLPKVAYLNPAYLGMPSTRDVWTWALLDLFAQVKFLAMFALLFGAGLQLLLRRGKVWIRARLSWLVLIGLGHAIFLWDGDILLAYGLIGLVCWRMIRDAQNTFTLLKTGAVLYLIGVAVLLLLGFISHGEPGSFWQPSVAELQYEKFWKLQGGPEAWRSRLDLLSSSLIAIGAQYGWQLAGLMLFGAGMMRSGWLRNSYSPAYYRRQAAWLIPLSLLIQLPGVLLQWQLNWDYRWSGFLLQVPRELGSPLQAIGYLALVYGFWPTLSRLRISHWLTQVGRMALSNYLLQTLICSTLFFHFGLYQQLDRLQLLAVVPLVWLANLLFSTLWLRYFAQGPMEWLWRKLTSLAAGESLRQPTK; the protein is encoded by the coding sequence ATGAACGCTAACGAAACTCCCCGGCTACCACGCATTGCTACGCTGGACTGCGTACGCGGTATCGCCATCCTTGGCATTCTGCTGCTGAATATCAGCGCATTTGGCCTGCCGAAAGTCGCCTACCTCAACCCTGCCTATCTGGGGATGCCCTCTACACGCGATGTCTGGACCTGGGCACTGTTGGATCTGTTCGCTCAGGTCAAGTTCCTTGCCATGTTCGCGCTGCTGTTTGGGGCCGGGCTGCAACTGCTGCTACGGCGGGGCAAAGTCTGGATCCGCGCCCGGTTATCCTGGTTGGTCCTGATTGGTCTCGGGCACGCCATTTTCTTATGGGATGGGGACATCCTGCTGGCCTACGGGCTGATCGGCCTGGTGTGCTGGCGGATGATCCGTGACGCACAGAATACCTTCACCCTGTTGAAAACCGGTGCGGTGCTGTATCTGATCGGCGTGGCGGTGTTGCTGCTGCTAGGGTTTATCTCTCACGGTGAGCCGGGCAGTTTCTGGCAGCCGAGCGTGGCCGAATTGCAGTATGAGAAGTTCTGGAAGCTGCAAGGCGGCCCGGAAGCCTGGCGCAGCCGTCTGGATCTGCTCTCTTCCAGCCTGATAGCCATCGGTGCGCAGTATGGCTGGCAATTGGCCGGGCTGATGCTGTTTGGTGCAGGCATGATGCGCAGCGGTTGGCTGCGTAACAGCTATTCACCGGCTTACTACCGCCGTCAGGCCGCCTGGCTGATACCGCTTTCATTGCTGATCCAGTTGCCCGGTGTGCTGTTGCAGTGGCAGCTGAATTGGGATTATCGCTGGAGTGGCTTTCTGTTGCAGGTGCCGCGTGAGTTGGGTTCGCCGCTGCAGGCCATTGGCTACCTGGCTCTGGTCTACGGTTTTTGGCCAACGCTTTCCCGCCTGCGTATCAGCCACTGGTTAACCCAGGTTGGGCGGATGGCGCTAAGTAATTACCTGCTACAAACCCTGATTTGCAGCACGCTATTCTTTCATTTTGGCCTCTATCAACAGCTCGACCGTTTGCAGCTATTGGCGGTCGTTCCCTTGGTGTGGCTGGCCAACCTGCTGTTTTCCACGCTGTGGCTGCGTTACTTCGCACAGGGCCCGATGGAATGGCTATGGCGCAAGCTCACTTCCCTTGCTGCGGGCGAAAGTCTCCGTCAGCCGACAAAATGA
- the galS gene encoding HTH-type transcriptional regulator GalS: MNSVHSTTIRDVAKRAGVSVATVSRVLNNSALTSKETREQVLKAVAELGYRPNANAQALATQSSETLGVVVMDVSDPFFGALVKAVDTVAQQNHKYLLIGNSYHQADKERHAIEVLIRQRCNALIVHAKALGDAELIAFMDQIPGMVLINRIVTGYEHRCVGLNNVFGAEVAMRLLLSQGHQRIGYLGSDHPIEDGPLRQQGYSQAMAAAGFSPPDSWRAYGSPDLQGGEAAMVELLGRNLHLSAVFAYNDAMAAGAMAVLKENGITVPQHFSLVGFDDIPIARYTSPKLTTIRYPIVSMATLATELALKGAAGLLEPQASHLFMPTLVRRHSVAPWQSEASVTL; the protein is encoded by the coding sequence ATGAATTCTGTGCATTCAACCACCATTCGCGATGTGGCGAAGCGTGCGGGTGTGTCCGTCGCTACCGTCTCGCGAGTGTTGAACAACAGTGCCCTGACCAGCAAAGAGACCCGCGAACAGGTGCTGAAGGCGGTGGCGGAACTGGGTTATCGGCCAAACGCCAACGCGCAGGCGTTGGCTACCCAGAGCAGTGAAACGCTGGGCGTGGTGGTGATGGATGTCTCCGATCCGTTCTTCGGCGCGTTAGTGAAAGCGGTAGACACGGTGGCGCAGCAAAACCACAAATATCTGCTGATCGGCAACAGTTACCATCAGGCGGACAAAGAACGCCATGCCATCGAGGTGCTGATCCGTCAACGCTGCAATGCCTTGATTGTTCATGCAAAAGCGTTAGGCGACGCGGAACTGATCGCCTTTATGGATCAGATCCCGGGCATGGTGTTAATTAACAGAATTGTAACGGGCTATGAGCACCGCTGCGTTGGCCTGAACAATGTGTTTGGCGCAGAAGTTGCCATGCGCTTGCTGCTCTCGCAGGGGCATCAGCGGATCGGTTATCTGGGTTCCGATCACCCCATCGAAGACGGCCCGCTGCGCCAGCAAGGCTATAGCCAGGCGATGGCCGCGGCCGGTTTTTCCCCACCGGATAGCTGGCGGGCCTACGGCTCACCGGATTTGCAAGGCGGTGAAGCGGCAATGGTTGAACTGCTGGGCCGCAACCTGCACCTGAGCGCGGTATTCGCCTATAACGACGCCATGGCAGCCGGTGCGATGGCGGTGCTGAAAGAAAACGGTATCACAGTGCCGCAGCATTTCTCGCTGGTGGGGTTTGATGATATCCCCATTGCCCGCTATACCAGCCCCAAGCTGACCACCATCCGTTATCCGATCGTTTCAATGGCCACCCTGGCTACGGAGCTGGCGCTGAAGGGCGCTGCCGGGCTGCTTGAACCTCAGGCTTCACACCTGTTCATGCCGACGCTGGTACGCCGCCACTCTGTCGCGCCGTGGCAAAGTGAGGCTTCGGTCACTCTCTGA
- the mglB gene encoding galactose/glucose ABC transporter substrate-binding protein MglB: MNKKVFTLAALAASMMFGAAAHADTRIGVTIYKYDDNFMSVVRKAIEKDAKASPDVTLLMNDSQNDQSKQNDQIDVLIAKGVKALAINLVDPAAAPVVIDKARANDIPVVFYNKEPSRKALDSYDKAYYVGTDSKESGVIQGELIAKHWKANPAWDLNKDGQIQYVLLKGEPGHPDAEARTTYVIKTLNEKGDKTQQLQMDTAMWDTAQAKDKMDAWLSGPNANKIEVVIANNDAMAMGAVEALKAHNKSSIPVFGVDALPEALAMVKSGAMAGTVLNDADNQAKATFDLAKNLAAGKPAADGTQWKIVDKIVRIPYVGVDKDNLSQFVK; encoded by the coding sequence ATGAATAAGAAGGTTTTCACCCTGGCCGCGCTGGCCGCAAGCATGATGTTTGGCGCAGCTGCGCATGCTGATACCCGCATTGGCGTCACGATTTACAAATATGACGACAACTTTATGTCGGTGGTGCGTAAGGCGATCGAGAAAGATGCCAAGGCTTCTCCGGATGTCACGCTGCTGATGAATGACTCACAGAATGACCAGTCCAAGCAGAATGACCAGATCGACGTGCTGATTGCCAAAGGCGTAAAAGCGCTGGCGATCAACCTGGTGGACCCTGCCGCTGCTCCGGTGGTGATTGACAAGGCGCGTGCCAACGATATCCCGGTGGTGTTCTACAACAAAGAACCTTCTCGCAAGGCGTTGGATAGCTACGACAAAGCCTATTACGTCGGTACCGACTCTAAAGAGTCTGGCGTGATCCAGGGCGAACTGATTGCCAAACACTGGAAAGCCAACCCTGCCTGGGATCTGAACAAAGACGGCCAGATCCAATATGTGCTGTTGAAAGGTGAGCCGGGCCACCCGGATGCAGAAGCGCGTACCACCTACGTGATCAAAACGCTGAATGAAAAAGGCGACAAGACTCAGCAACTGCAGATGGACACCGCGATGTGGGATACCGCTCAGGCAAAAGACAAGATGGACGCCTGGCTGTCTGGCCCTAACGCCAACAAGATCGAAGTGGTAATCGCCAACAACGATGCGATGGCCATGGGGGCGGTTGAAGCCCTGAAAGCTCACAACAAGAGCAGCATTCCGGTCTTTGGTGTCGATGCCCTGCCAGAAGCACTGGCAATGGTGAAATCCGGGGCGATGGCCGGTACCGTGCTGAACGATGCCGACAATCAGGCAAAGGCGACCTTCGATCTGGCGAAGAACTTAGCCGCGGGCAAACCTGCCGCTGACGGCACCCAATGGAAGATCGTCGATAAAATCGTGCGTATTCCTTACGTGGGTGTAGATAAAGATAACCTGTCTCAGTTCGTGAAATAA
- the mglA gene encoding galactose/methyl galactoside ABC transporter ATP-binding protein MglA — protein sequence MAENSREWLLEMTDISKSFPGVKALDKVNLRVRPNSIHALMGENGAGKSTLLKCLFGIYKKDSGSILFQGQEVDFKSSKEALEQGVSMVHQELNLVLQRTVMDNMWLGRYPTKGLFVDQDKMYKDTKEIFDELDIDIDPRAKVGTLSVSQMQMIEIAKAFSYNAKIVIMDEPTSSLTEKEVNHLFTIIRKLKDRGCGIVYISHKMEEIFQLCDEITILRDGQWIATQPLEGLDMDKIISMMVGRSLSQRFPDRQNTPGEVILEVKGLTSLRQPSIRDISFDLHQGEILGIAGLVGAKRTDIVETLFGIREKVAGTIKLHGKNINNNSANEAINHGFALVTEERRSTGIYAYLNIGFNSLIANIRQYKNKMGLLDNNRMKSDTQWVIDAMRVKTPGHHTNIGSLSGGNQQKVIIGRWLLTQPEILMMDEPTRGIDVGAKFEIYQLMTELAKKGKGIIIISSEMPELLGITDRILVMSNGQVAGIVNTKQTSQNEILRLASLHL from the coding sequence ATGGCCGAAAACTCTCGTGAGTGGCTACTGGAAATGACGGATATCAGTAAGTCGTTTCCCGGCGTAAAGGCATTAGACAAAGTGAATTTACGCGTACGTCCAAACTCCATTCATGCACTAATGGGGGAGAACGGCGCCGGAAAATCCACCTTATTAAAATGCCTGTTTGGCATTTATAAAAAAGACTCCGGCAGTATTCTGTTTCAGGGGCAGGAAGTCGATTTCAAAAGTTCCAAAGAGGCGTTGGAGCAGGGCGTTTCGATGGTGCACCAGGAACTGAACCTGGTGTTGCAACGTACCGTGATGGACAACATGTGGCTGGGGCGCTACCCGACCAAAGGGCTGTTTGTCGATCAGGACAAGATGTACAAAGACACCAAGGAAATTTTCGACGAACTGGATATCGATATCGATCCCCGTGCCAAAGTCGGCACGCTGTCGGTATCCCAGATGCAGATGATCGAAATTGCCAAGGCGTTCTCCTACAACGCTAAAATTGTGATTATGGATGAGCCAACTTCTTCTCTGACCGAGAAGGAGGTGAATCATCTGTTCACCATTATCCGTAAGCTGAAAGACCGTGGCTGCGGCATCGTGTATATCTCGCACAAGATGGAGGAGATCTTCCAGCTATGCGATGAAATCACCATTCTGCGCGACGGCCAATGGATCGCCACCCAGCCGCTGGAAGGGCTGGATATGGACAAGATTATCTCGATGATGGTTGGGCGTTCGCTGAGCCAGCGTTTCCCCGATCGTCAGAATACGCCGGGAGAGGTGATTTTAGAGGTGAAAGGCCTGACCTCTTTGCGCCAGCCTTCGATCCGCGATATCTCTTTCGATCTGCATCAGGGGGAGATCCTGGGCATTGCCGGGCTGGTGGGCGCCAAGCGCACCGACATTGTGGAAACCCTGTTTGGCATCCGCGAGAAGGTGGCCGGCACCATCAAGCTGCACGGTAAAAATATCAACAATAACAGTGCTAACGAAGCCATCAACCACGGTTTTGCCCTGGTGACGGAAGAGCGTCGTTCCACCGGTATTTATGCTTACCTGAATATTGGCTTTAACTCGTTGATTGCCAATATTCGGCAATACAAAAACAAGATGGGCCTGCTGGATAATAACCGGATGAAAAGCGACACCCAATGGGTGATCGATGCCATGCGGGTGAAAACGCCGGGCCACCATACCAATATCGGTTCGCTTTCCGGCGGTAATCAGCAAAAGGTGATCATTGGTCGCTGGCTGCTGACACAGCCGGAAATCCTGATGATGGATGAGCCAACGCGCGGTATCGACGTGGGGGCCAAGTTTGAAATTTACCAGTTAATGACCGAATTGGCGAAGAAGGGCAAGGGGATCATTATAATCTCTTCCGAAATGCCGGAGCTTTTGGGAATTACCGACAGAATATTGGTGATGAGTAATGGTCAGGTTGCGGGCATTGTGAATACCAAACAGACCTCGCAAAATGAAATATTGCGGCTAGCCTCCTTGCATCTTTAA
- the mglC gene encoding galactose/methyl galactoside ABC transporter permease MglC, translating into MSALNKKTLFTYFKEGGIYLVLLVLLAIIIIQDPTFLSLMNLSNILTQSSVRIIIALGVAGLIVTQGTDLSAGRQVGLAAVIAATLLQSMDNVNKVFPQMETWSIPLVILLVCAVGAVIGLVNGLIIAYLNVTPFITTLGTMIIVYGINSLYYDYVGASPVAGFDPKFSTFAQGFLRFGDFKLSYITFYAIIAIAFVWVLWNKTRFGKNIFAIGGNPEAAKVSGVNVPLNLIMIYALSGVFYAFGGLLEAGRIGSATNNLGFMYELDAIAACVVGGVSFAGGVGTVLGVVTGVIIFTVINYGLTYIGVNPYWQYIIKGSIIIFAVALDSLKYAKKK; encoded by the coding sequence ATGAGCGCACTAAATAAAAAAACCTTGTTCACCTATTTTAAAGAGGGTGGCATTTATCTGGTCCTGTTGGTGTTACTGGCGATTATTATTATCCAGGACCCAACCTTTTTAAGCCTGATGAACCTGAGTAATATCCTGACCCAATCCTCGGTGCGTATTATCATTGCGCTGGGCGTGGCCGGGCTGATCGTCACGCAGGGGACAGACCTTTCCGCCGGGCGTCAGGTAGGGTTGGCAGCGGTGATTGCCGCGACCCTGCTGCAATCGATGGATAACGTCAACAAAGTGTTCCCGCAGATGGAAACCTGGTCGATCCCGCTGGTGATCTTGCTGGTTTGCGCCGTGGGCGCGGTGATTGGCCTGGTCAACGGCTTGATTATCGCCTATCTCAACGTGACGCCGTTTATCACCACGTTGGGCACCATGATCATCGTTTATGGGATCAACTCCCTGTATTACGATTACGTGGGGGCTTCACCGGTGGCCGGTTTCGATCCGAAATTCTCCACCTTTGCCCAAGGATTCTTGCGATTCGGTGACTTCAAGCTGTCATATATCACCTTCTACGCCATTATTGCGATCGCCTTTGTCTGGGTGCTGTGGAATAAAACCCGCTTCGGCAAGAATATCTTCGCCATCGGCGGCAACCCGGAAGCGGCGAAAGTCTCTGGCGTCAACGTCCCGCTGAACCTGATCATGATTTATGCGCTGTCCGGGGTGTTCTATGCCTTTGGCGGTTTACTGGAGGCGGGCCGTATCGGTAGTGCCACCAACAACCTCGGCTTTATGTATGAACTGGATGCCATCGCGGCCTGTGTGGTCGGCGGGGTGTCGTTCGCCGGTGGGGTAGGTACGGTGCTGGGCGTGGTGACCGGGGTGATCATCTTTACCGTCATCAACTACGGCCTGACCTATATCGGCGTGAACCCTTACTGGCAGTACATTATCAAGGGTAGCATTATCATCTTCGCGGTAGCGTTGGACTCCCTGAAGTACGCCAAGAAAAAATAA